Proteins from one Ipomoea triloba cultivar NCNSP0323 chromosome 1, ASM357664v1 genomic window:
- the LOC116015071 gene encoding bZIP transcription factor 60, with translation MTQSPPLRKCVRFAKHGPEGSRKESASPSPRRKAVFPISINCSPKNEFSRNPFRYLSILSVLALQSFVSCRCAMVGNGGIPGEQNIDFDWNRLDDDNFLFAAVDEGFSNLSPDSLPLSIGDIEEILMKDDDAAPDDFISEILLDSPAEASAPSGEVAGIEESDHSGEVVGTPDTKGSSGSEVEDDGKGKERDTVEGVEQFQQKADNAVEVLADDNDDPIAKKRKRQLRNRDAAVRSRERKKTYVRDLELKSKYYESECRRLGIMLQYCLAENQTLRLSLQNSKAVGASMPMQESAVLLLESLLLGSLHWFLGITCLLILLPLLQSTPLRVVPQEGQENKNQASLAPGKVGSRTNRIWVIQSMMGKRYKASRSRMKSTSVLAQVPTVWVCGMLAW, from the exons ATGACGCAGTCTCCACCACTAAGGAAATGTGTCCGGTTTGCTAAGCACGGACCGGAGGGAAGTCGTAAGGAAAGTGCCTCTCCTTCACCTCGAAGAAAAGCTGTCTTCCCCATCTCCATAAATTGCTCCCCCAAAAATGAATTTTCTCGAAACCCTTTTCGTTATCTATCTATTTTATCCGTACTAGCTCTGCAGTCTTTTGTCTCTTGTCGATGTGCGATGGTTGGTAATGGCGGTATCCCAGGGGAGCAAAACATAGATTTTGATTGGAATCGTCTAGATGACGACAATTTCTTGTTTGCAGCAGTGGACGAGGGGTTTTCCAATCTTTCGCCGGATTCGTTACCTCTGTCGATCGGGGACATCGAGGAGATTTTGATGAAGGACGATGATGCTGCGCCTGACGACTTCATCTCAGAAATACTTCTCGATTCCCCAGCTGAGGCGTCGGCTCCTTCTGGGGAGGTGGCTGGGATTGAGGAATCGGATCATTCCGGAGAAGTCGTTGGGACTCCTGATACCAAAGGATCTAGCGGCTCCGAAGTCGAGGACGATGGCAAGGGAAAGGAGAGGGACACAGTGGAAGGGGTTGAACAGTTTCAGCAAAAGGCGGATAACGCTGTCGAGGTCCTCGCCGATGACAATGATGATCCGATCGCAAAGAAACGCAAGCG ACAACTAAGGAATAGGGATGCAGCGGTCCGATCACGAGAGAGGAAAAAAACGTATGTTAGGGATCTTGAATTGAAGAGTAAATACTATGAGTCAGAATGCAGGAGGCTGGGGATAATGCTCCAGTATTGTCTTGCAGAAAATCAAACTTTGCGTCTTTCCTTGCAGAATAGCAAGGCTGTTGGTGCCTCCATGCCAATGCAGGAGTCTGCTGTGCTCCTGTTGG AATCCCTGCTGTTGGGTTCCCTGCATTGGTTCCTGGGCATCACATGCCTGCTTATTCTTTTGCCCCTGCTCCAGTCAACTCCACTGCGAGTTGTTCCTCAAGAAGggcaagaaaacaaaaatcaagcAAGTCTAGCCCCAGGAAAGGTGGGAAGTAGGACTAATAGAATTTGGGTCATCCAATCCATGATGGGCAAGAGATACAAGGCTTCAAGATCGAGGATGAAGTCCACTTCTGTTCTTGCACAAGTGCCCACTGTTTGGGTCTGTGGGATGCTGGCCTGGTGA